Proteins from one Sarcophilus harrisii chromosome 2, mSarHar1.11, whole genome shotgun sequence genomic window:
- the SIX3 gene encoding homeobox protein SIX3, whose amino-acid sequence MVFRSPLELYPSHFFLPNFADPHHRSLLLASSSGGGGGGSSAGGGGGGGGAGGGGGGGGGGGGSGGGSRAPPEELSMFQLPTLNFSPEQVASVCETLEETGDIERLGRFLWSLPVAPGACEAINKHESILRARAVVAFHTGNFRDLYHILENHKFTKESHGKLQAMWLEAHYQEAEKLRGRPLGPVDKYRVRKKFPLPRTIWDGEQKTHCFKERTRSLLREWYLQDPYPNPSKKRELAQATGLTPTQVGNWFKNRRQRDRAAAAKNRLQHQSIGQSGMRSLAEPGCPTHGSAESPSTAASPTTSVSSLTERADTGTSILSVTSSDSECDV is encoded by the exons ATGGTATTCCGCTCCCCTCTAGAGCTCTATCCCTCCCACTTCTTCTTGCCAAACTTCGCGGATCCTCACCACCGCTCCCTACTTCTGGCTAgtagcagcggcggcggcggcggcgggagcagtgcgggcggcggcggcggcggcggcggcgcgggaggaggcggcggcggtggcggaggaggcggcggcagcggcggcggctcCAGGGCCCCCCCGGAAGAGTTGTCCATGTTCCAGCTGCCCACCCTCAACTTCTCTCCGGAGCAGGTGGCCAGCGTCTGCGAGACGCTGGAGGAGACTGGGGACATCGAGCGGTTGGGACGCTTCCTCTGGTCCTTGCCCGTGGCCCCGGGGGCGTGCGAGGCCATCAACAAGCACGAGTCCATCCTGCGCGCCCGAGCCGTGGTCGCCTTCCACACGGGCAACTTTCGCGACCTCTACCACATCCTGGAGAACCACAAGTTCACCAAAGAGTCGCACGGCAAGCTGCAAGCCATGTGGCTGGAGGCGCACTACCAGGAGGCGGAGAAGCTACGCGGCCGCCCTCTCGGCCCAGTGGACAAGTATCGAGTGAGGAAGAAGTTCCCGTTGCCCCGGACCATCTGGGACGGCGAGCAGAAGACTCATTGCTTCAAGGAGCGGACTCGGAGCCTGCTCAGGGAGTGGTACCTTCAGGACCCCTACCCCAACCCCAGCAAGAAACGCGAACTGGCTCAGGCCACGGGCCTCACTCCCACACAAGTAGGCAACTGGTTTAAGAACCGGCGGCAGCGCGACCGGGCGGCTGCGGCCAAGAACAG GCTGCAGCATCAGTCGATCGGACAGAGCGGCATGCGCTCGCTGGCTGAGCCCGGCTGCCCGACGCACGGCTCGGCAGAGTCGCCATCCACGGCGGCCAGTCCCACAACCAGTGTGTCCAGCCTGACAGAACGAGCGGACACCGGCACCTCCATCCTCTCGGTAACCTCCAGCGACTCGGAATGTGATGTATGA